cttaaaataaaatattcttattgTTCTAAAATGCTCtataataattaaaattgaaattcaaaattttcctttttgttcttttaattttaaaaggctGAATTACTTTGGATGACTTTTGAGCTTTTTTGGGGTGGGGAAAGCTAAATAATCCTAAAAGGTATGAGATGTCTGTATGAACCACACATCTTTTTTACTTTGAAGGACTTGCTGTTCACCATGCTGACCCCTCTTTGAGGAGAGGTGACCTTGCTCTTCACATCCCAGGAGTGGAACAAAAATCCTGGGCTCAAAAATGGCCACCACTCAGGAACAAATGATTAGAAAATGTGATGAAAAAGCAATTATTTTTGAGTCAGATTCTCATGAAGtcaaagctggccttgacctcttcttgatcttcctgtctccacctcctgaggTTTGGGATTCTGTGCATCATCACAGTTATCAGTCCTGAAGTGTTTTAACTCCTTTGAAACTGCTTTGGAATTGAGCTGTCAGTTTTGAAGTAGAGCAATTGAGGTCTACTAATCCTTAGGTTCCTCATGGCCATTGCCTCCTGCAGACAAGAGTCTTAGCTGTTCTCCCTGGAATTGTTTTAAGAAGGGTCAGCAGGTAGTACTCACAGGCATTTCTTCTGAACTCATGAAGCCGATTCTGGCAGGAGCATTCTGTTCAAAAGAAACAGTGCGTCACTATATGACCTCTCAGCCATCGGTGCCTTTTTTTTATCTACTCAAGACAACATCAAAAGTCACTTTGTGTTCCCTTAAGACTCAACAGTGCTGTGTCCAGAGGCAGAGTACAGAGCTGACTGATTATTGAGTAAATAGGGCCAATTTAACTGATTTAAAATCAACCTTTTCTTTACTgcaatcatgtgtgtgtgtgtctaaaattATGCAAATAGAAAAGTGTGCCACTTTACTATTTAAATCGCAACTGTAGGTATTTAGGAAATATATATTTGGAGTGTCTTGTGTTACATATGGATTCTATAATTCTTAGCCCTCAAGATGATAATGATTTCTGACTGCTGTTTTTACAGAATATGGACTTACCAATTGGTTTGCTCCATAAGACATGTAAAACATTCCTGGGTAAAACTGAGCAGAACAAAATAGTTATAAAAGGTGAAGCTCCCCAAGATGAACCTTTTAAGTAAGTTTTAGGCACAGATGTGGAAGTGGAAAGCAGGCACTTACAGTGGGTACTTTGTTGTGTGCCATTGGTCCCCGAGACAGCGAATGGGCGATCTGGAACACCTTTAAGGGGTGGGAAGCAGAAGACGCAGTCAACACTGGCAAACCTCTGCTGAGGGACGTTAAGAGCTCCAGAAGCACATTGTTTTGATTGATTAGTGTGAAAACTTAGtacttaatatttataaaaagaaactcAGAAATACTCTACACCTATAGGTaaatgagaaaaggagaaaattcaTTCAAACTCTTTGAAATACAGGCATACATTTTCTCCAAGAAAGAACCTTATTGAAATCTGTACTTACTGTTGGGAATTGTGGATCGGCAAAATCCATTATTGGTACCTGTGCCATGAGGAAATATTAAAACTGTCACTCAAAACACACAAACTGAGTATACCTCTTGTTTGTGATTATAATAGAGCAGTTTAAGATGTCCCTCTGCCCTATCTCTAAGTCTCGGGATAATCTATGCTTCGACAGCTGTCTTGTAGTGACATGGCTCAAGTGAACTGACAGGGAGATGGGGAATGTCTGTCCTGGGTTTGCTCTACATTGTAGAGTCAGTGATAGTGAGGTTTGGAGTTGGCACATACTTGAGTGGTTTCAATTTTGGCTCTACCATTAGTGTAATCCTTGGAGAATTTTGTAGCCTCTCAAAGTTTAGGTTtatttagtcagggtttctctgtgtagtcctggttatcctggaactcaatctgtggacaaggctaaccttgaactcaaagatctcctgtctttgcctctggagtcctgggattaaaggagtggtGTCTTCCTGGGTTTAAAAGGTTCATACGTTCTATTTACAGGCTGTAGGCAGGATGCTATGAGGGAACAGTGAATGCTGCCGCACCGTGTTTAGAGTTACACAGCACCTTACTTTTTCTGTCCATTGCTCTTTTCCTTACACTATTGCAAGGTAATTTTGCATAGCTGCATTTTATCTGCAGAGGACACAATCACTGTATATGCTACTACCAGCCCTGAAAACCCCCAGGTAGCGAACCTGGACTGCTCTGAGCTGTCCTATTCCCAAGGAATGGTCTCAGTAAGCCAAGTTTAGAGATGCAGATCTTTTGGAATCTGCCATCTCTGATCACAAAAGATTAGATATGAATATTTATGTCTCataaaagaatattaataaagtGTTCATTTTTTAGCATGTTAGGCCTAAGAGATGTGATTATTTAAATACGTCCTGCcagttgttttttctttcattgcgTTAGTGGGTGATTCTGAACTGACTTTAAAGATGTACCTCACATGGGCTTCAAAGAATTACCTCGGGTGTTGGTGGGTTCTCTGATGGCGCCACCTGTGGCTCATCTGGTGCTATCAGCTCTCCTTCCTGCAAGGGCAGCTGTCCAGGGTGCATTGGAGgatgaggccctggcttctgggGTGTGACCTGGACACCGGTTGCAGCAGTGGGCTGGAGGAAGGGTTTCAGTCCTGGCTGGTGAGGCTGCAAGGATGGCTGTGATGGGAGAGGTGGGGGATGCACAGGCAAAGAATATTCATACTGTAGAGAAATTTGAAAAGAATGTCAGAAAGAGACGGTTCATTGAACCATGGTGCCTAGAATTTTCACAGCCAAGTACTTGGAGGCTTGCTGTTTGGAAAGGAGTAGTCTTGAAGCAGAGTTTACACAGGAGCAGAGGCCATACTTCAGAGGAAGTACTTAGGAGAGTTTTAAACATACTTACCCTTCTACCTTTGTTGGGACCATTGTTTCTTGGGGTGCACTCTCTCGTGGAGTGACTCATCCCCTTTGGGTAACCCCCATTACCTGTATGTATCTTTATTTCACCACGTTCTTGCTGGATTATAGGAATTTGTCAATCAGAGAGGAGGTACTTAGTCTTGCTGGGACTatatgtcccagggtggggtggtatcCAAGGGGGGTTCCCCTTTTCTGAGAAGGGGGTAATGGTGGGAGGGATTTTTAAGGGCGTTACTGGGAACAGAGGATGTAGGGGACATGGTGATTAGGATGTAATGTGGGTAAGAAAATAAATTACAAGCCAAAATAAAAGATATTGTCAAAAAACGTCCTAAGTCAACTGACAGAGAACAATCTCTCTTTTATCTTCATACCTTGATACCTCacagattaatattgctactaaTAAGCACTTGTTGTATGATGGATATTCACTATATTTtgtgatttaataaaaatatagctAAAATGTTTAATGTTTCATCATAAATATGCTTTGGAAGCAATCAAGTGAAAGGAATAACTACTCCTAACATAATTCATATGGTCAGTTTGGCCTTGTAGATAATACTGTTATACAATGTAGAATTAAGACTAACTGTTAAACTGTTGTgggttgtttttaaataaattacttgTGATTGGCTGCATACTATCTGTAGGTTAATTGTATACTCCTGGAACTGGTATAGAAGCCTCATATTAACTTGGCTCTGTTTTTCATGTTCAGCCATTGCCCATGTGTCAGCTCCTATAGCGTCCATTACTTCTACCTCACACCTTGAAATATGTCCCATCAGAGTGGAAATTTCATGAGCTTTTGAGCCATTCTAACATGTCCTTATTTTCACCTCCAAACCACAGTTTAGATAATATGCTTAGTAGGAAACTACTTAATAATAGTTGACAGattaatatatttattgtttCCTGTTGGGCTCATGGTGTTTTCAGTCTAGATGATTATTGTCATTtgaaattactctttttttttcttttctaccactgaactaaatccccaacccctgaaattaCTCTTTAGGTAATTATTTaggaaactttttttaaaatgaaagtaatcCAGTGTCTagtctgttttgatttttgaggttGTTCATTGTGATTCCTGATATTTTTATTGTCTCTTATTTCAGAGGCTTTTTGAAATGAATGtgcaaattcaaaataaaaatattccctATATAACAGGAGTTATAGGAGTTGATTTGTTTGGTATTAGGGGAAATTTTGGCCAATTATTAATTTGTACTTGCTGGTATTTTAAGAACAAAAGTAGGAAAAGATCTTGAACCTTGAGTTTGAACACATGGAATTGTGATTAGCTTACCTGTTGGGTTTCATGTTCCCTTGGTCCTATCCATGGGAAAGAATTATGCGGTGGGAGGAGTCCATGCAACCATAAACTATTAAGTGCTTTTCCAAAGCCAAGTCTAGAATActggcagagagaaagaaagcatacATATGTTTCAGGATCATAAGACAGCAGCCAAAAGCAAACATCATGCTGGTTTATGTAGAATGGGTAAGCCAGTTCTCTTTTCCAACGCAATTAAATTATGTTCTGGGGGTGCCACAATATACTATGAAGTTGTTTGTGATTTAGCACTCTAGGAATTTCTGTTTGGAGCCATTTAACAAAATTATTAGTGTAGtaaaggattttgtttttgtaaggAAACTCAATGCATATATTTTGATGGCTTATTTTGttggtgttttgagatagggttatTCTACATGTCCCTAGCTTAGCCTGGAATTTGAATTCTTTGTACTTCAGCTTCTGAGTACTGGATACATTGTTTCTACTTTCACCTGCCACCACATTTTAATATTACCAAAATGTGTCTTTTgaggctcactatgtagcccaggctggctctgaacacACACTATTCTTCCTGCCTGCTCTCCTCAGGACTGGGGTTATAAGAGGGGCTCATGCTTGACTGTCACCATCACACTTTATTTTGTTTAAGGCTTTCTTAATCACTCAGATCTTCTCTCAGTGTTTCTGTATTTACCCATTAATAAGTAAATGCTAGAAATTACTGTACTGTTGCTCTCATAACTCCAACCTAtgaatattataataaatatttaaaacattttatgaagATCTCATTCATCTCCTATAGTTACCTGAGAAAGTGCGTTGAGCCCCTGCAAGCTTCCCAACTGTCTCATTGTctataaaaaaaaagtgggttaaTGTTCTAACATATGTTAGATGTATGTTTGACACAACTGAGTTCTATGGACATTTAATAACAATACAAATCTTGGGGCAAGTCAACTTGAATAGAGCTAAAGTAGACACAAATTATTGCTGAAAGAAAGtaatgtaaaatgtatttttgcTACTAATGTGGTCTGAAAACAGTAGGCTTGCTTTTGCCATTGATTAGATGGGAAAATCTGGTATCACATTGAGACATAGGAAAATAGCTCATTCAAATCCAGTAGGCAGACAGTTGTGAGAATGTTGCTTTATCAGCCCCTTCTTTTCCCCCtcacttaaattatttttttttacaaattcagaCTGAAAAAGAATTCAGAAAAACAGACAATATGAATAAACCCTTATTTCTTTTCCCCCCATCCCAAGAGGACCTCAATATGATAGGTATTAAACACTATGAGAAGTGGTATTCAGATAGATTGCCAGGAATGCCACTGTTTCTATAGAAAataaacttccttccttccttccttccttccttccttccttccttccttcctttccttcctttctgccttcctgccttccagcCTTCCTTCTGAGATGGGAAAAGATTGTTGCTTGTATTGAATTTGAGCTAAAAGCTGAGAGAGAAAACCCCTAAATGAAGTTTGTCTGGCCCACATATGTACTGATTGTACTCAGATGAAATCTTGCCTGACCTATGAGAAACTGTGATATTTATCTGTGTTTCCATTAGCTTCTTCATTATAAAAATCTTCCTATTTACTGTggttttctaaataaaaatgcattatttATAGGATCTTCAGTAAAACAAATGCAGCCTGTACAGGagcaatataaaataatattaattctaTGAATAGGACTTTTGTTTTAATCAGCTAAAGTTTGTTTGTGTCATGAGAACTTTATTATCTAAGATAAAAGCCACATAACTAAATATAGGCTGTTTCCAACCACAGAATAATGGGTTTCAACACAGACAATAGTTTAttaatgcatatatattattaattGTAACACTTAATTTGATTAACAGATGAATGACCTAAAACTTAAAATAACTCTGTGTTCGAAAATGAAGTAGAATTATAAGATAAAGTTGTAGTGAATGTCATTAACATATTTAGAATTCCTCAGAATGATAGCCAAATATTTCTGGAATAGGAAGACTGAGAAACAAAACATCATACTTATCTACAATCAGGAACATGCTAGTATAGAAatagaaatcacacacacacacacacacacacacacacacacacacacacacacacacggaggctCTGATGATACATACCTCAAGGCTCAAACTAGCCATGCCAGGAGGTGCCATGCCTTGAGCCCCAGGTTGTTGAGGAAATGCCTAAATAGAAATATGAATGATCTTGAGTTCTTAGTTGAGAAACTTCTCTAAATATGTTTGTAGTAGGAGATCTCTGCAGAATGAAATATCCAGTGGAGAGGCTGTCTGTCATATAGGTTTATTACTCAGATGGCTTGACTTTTCAGATAGAAAGAAGAACTAACATTATCTGGAGGAATTATTATACTTAGTGATTTTGCTCTCACATTGGCTTTCCTGTGTATGTTTATCTTAACAGTATGGTGCTTTAAATGGCAACAGATTCACAATGAGAAGCTAAGTAAGGGAGGAAAACACAAGATGTTTATAGTCATAAATATGATCACATGTAGAAATAAAGGAGACAAGTATGAGCTGAATTTCCTTGGGCCTTTTATAAGTGAGTGTGCTTTTGGTTATGGGATATTAATAAATGAGGTTATTCATTGAGGAAAAAATCATATCCAGAACCTATCTTGCCTCCCATTCAAAAGGTTTTAGCAAGTCCTGTGTGCTGTTATTTTAAGGATTGTTTTATGTTTAAGCTTTtagatttctgtttaatttcttagaTCATGGGTTGGACATATGGCACATTGTTAAGAGCAActgttgttctttcagaggacctgggtttggttcctaacaTCCATGGcaagtggctcataaccatctgtaatgtcagTTCCAGGGGAGTTATCAACTCTGACATCTAAACAATGACTAAAGATGCCTCTGACATCTTTAGTGacctgcacacatatatgcataaataaaaataataaaatcatatatttaaACTGTTGAGATCATACAATGGCTATTTTtccttaaataaaaaatattcttgtACTAAGTAAAATGCTATTGTGAAGCATAAACATATTTACAAATagcttttcaaaaatataaaatacttctctGCCTAAACGTCTTTAATTTTTCATATGTTAATCAGCACAAATACCAGTGTCTGAGGGTGGGTAGAGACTGGAAGAATAGAATTAGGGAAATTAGATTTTtacatttaaagtaaaaaatgtactcatttattttaaataaggctttGGTAATTAGCTCAGGCTCGGtttgaacttgttatgtagccaaggctggcttctAATTCACAATATTTCCAGCTTCCCAAGTACCGGATCAATTACTCTACCTACCAGAAAATTGGATTGTGAGAATTCTCTGATTTCATGGATATGCTTATTTATGTAGTGTTAGTATGTAACGTTTTCTTTCATTTATACTACAAGtacctgtctgtccatccatccatccctcaagTATGGAGCACTGGGACCGTTATCCTTCAGGAGTAAGAGGCTGAGGAATTCTaccctgtactttttttttaactcttaatTTTTTATGCAAATACAACTCCACTTTCTGAATTATGGTGCAAATTTTTCTAAACACTTCATTATGGATATGTGTTGAAGGAAATGCACTAAAAATGTGCTGCAGACACCTCtggtagagaaaaagaagagtTGTGTAGCCTAGCAGAGTGAccatgtgcttgtgtgcatgcatgccaggGTGTGTAACAGGAGGATGTTCAGATTTCCAGGGTATTATGAGAGCACAGCCTCCTTGACCTTTGTAAGTGCCCAAATTCCACATTTTGGAGAGCTCTCACTATAGGGCAAGGTAGTCTGCTTTCTATCTGCTCCAAACTACCAGTTAAAGAGGAATATTATTTACACGGATGTGAATAAACAGAGGATGGATTCTCTATGGGGAATTAAAAGCAGAAACACCGGATCTGACTGGTAGTCTCTTAGGAAACGTGATTTTCCCATTGCTCAGGGTGACTGTAAATTACTAACGTGTGGCTCACTGTATATTGAAAGAGTGCCAATGGTTTAGATTGGTGATTGATAACTGAAGTGGATCACAGTCTCAGTTATCATCCAAAGGCAAGTTAGGGAGCCAacctccatttttctttcatttaaaaattcctGTTGGGTGGTAGAACAGCTAAATGAGTAAGCTAATTACTAGCTTTAACTGGAACTACATGTTTTAGTTTTATAACCACGTGATCATGTTGCTAAAATAAAGAGACAGATACTTTTCCCCCTAAGAGatattttcccttttcatttcaattttaCAGTGCTAGCAAGGAATTGATGATAAAACATAGTGAGAATTAGGATGCTGTAGTCTTTTAGCTGTTCAAATAGTGACACGAGACATAAAGTTTGCCTttgaaatattctaaaatatggTTTGGAGttgaaaaaattatatttacatattgcCTTTAGATGGTAAGGCTGACAGTGGCCACTGTGACCTTTGATTCACTGGGAGCTACAAACGGAGAGTCCACGCCTGATGTGTCAGACAGTGTCCCTGGGTTTGCTTGGGTCAGATGCAGGAGCCCGAGAGATCCCTGGGTGGACTTACCGGCACGGCGAGGCTCATTTTCACTAGGGACAGGAACAGGAGCAGGCCCTTCATTTTGAAAAGTGGAATCTAAAACACAGTTGAGTTGGAAAATTACTTCAGGCAAAATTGCATTAATCATGGCCAAAGTACATTTCTAAGAGTGAGTGTCTGTTCTTCCAAAGTCAGGTTAAAAACCTCAGAAATGCAGACACTAAATGCTGCTCAACCAGTGCCTCCCAGGATGGAGTGCCGAGCAGCCAGCCTCGTGTCTGAGTACTCACTTTGATGAAGCTGCGATCTGAACGAATGTTTAGGAACAACCTCCAGGAATATTCCTTAAACGCTATGCTTCACTTCATAAAATGTGTCCTGCAACCACCATTCACAGAATTGTTTTCTTGGTTTAAACTCTGATAGAATTTGAAATATAACCTATGATTGGGTCATAATGCAGAACCATGTCAAATCTTACAGACTTCAAGTTAAAGTTGAGTACATTTATCTGCTTGGATAGTGGTTTTCCTTCCTAAAAATGAATACTCTTGAGATGCATTTTCTAAGTTCATTCTCACATGAAGGCAGATCTGATCAGCAGGAGTGCTTATCCTCTGTACTTCTGTAAATTAGGCACCGTCACTAACAGTcacaaaataattctaaaaagttGAACACGTAAGTTTATTTTCTTAGCTGAATGTACTGTATTTTCTGGAATACTCTAATGGTTGAAATAAGCTGTTATTTAGCATCTTCTTTGTAAAGGTTATCTGGAGATAGGAAAAGAGAGTTTACAGCAAACACATGGAAAtgataaaatcacattttacctTAGATGCTGACATTCACTGTGCTCCCAGGCCTGATGATGCCAATCAAAACAGTTCTAAGAaaagaagattaatttttttctggaCTGTTCCTGGggctctctctgtatctctcattctggaaagatcagaaacCTTTATTTAAAGCGCCAATCCACCAATCAAAGTGAAGcaaatgcaggaaaaaaaaactgtgctCCTGCAATTAGCCCACACCCTTGTATTGCATGTGAGGACAGTGGGCCTGCAGGCTCTCATTATTTCAAATTGTAACCCAGCCCCTGTATTTATTCAGAGAGCTGATTGCGGGGAAGACAGTACGGGGATAATCGACATGGGTTTTGAAGACAATCATCTGGGTGAGCGTTGGGAAATATATGTAAAAGGTAGAAAACAAGCCATTATCTGTTTTGTGCAAATGCTTATCTACAGATAAAGCTAGTGACCCAATGCCAGCACTCTCAGGATTTTGACCCTCATGTTTATTGTAGTAAAAGAAatcttccaccccaccccaccctaccccaccaaCACGCATATACCCCAAAGTGAAACACCAAATTACCTCTAGGGCTTGAAAGGGAATATGAAAATGGAGATCAGATGATGAAGATTTTGTggcccttttctttcctttctgaattTCCTAGGTATTTTCATCTAAGGATAATTGTCTAGAGATAACCGAATTAAAAAGTAAGAAATTTAAGTTGGCTTCTCTGCAAGAATGACAGAAAATCTTTGGTGCCTGTTCTTTGTGGGGAGAGGAAAATAATTTAGAATATTCTATTGGAACCAAACAAATCTAAGATCACACAACTCTACCTGTACCATTTAGACACTTGGTTACCAGGCATCAGTATCAAGCCACATTAATAAGGTATCTTTGGGccatttaaaaaatacacacCAGTGTGGCGGGGCTTTGCTCCATGAGGAGATGAGAATGTATGGATACAGATAGAGTACCGGCTGCCCTCTGTGTCTGTCCCAGGGTATGATTTTGTACATGGATAGCCATTTACGACCAGTTTCTGAAGAAGGGATGACTCAGTAGACTCTTCTGGAAAGTAGAGATTGCACCAATTATAGGGAACATTGAGGAAGctggtattttgggagaaagacaTCTTCATACCCAACTGAAGACTTAATAGCTTCAAATAATGTTATTTAAGAAGCTTAATACTGCTCCGTGAAGACATAGGTTGTTAAGCAGAAATCTCAGTGCTTGGCATGGGCTACCTCCTTATGAGAGACTCCAGAGCCTGCAATATCTTAGCCTACTGCCAGCATTCCTAGTTATCCATCATAGATACCAGGATCAAATTGTTGAAGACACTACCACTTACTTTGGTTGTAGGACCCAGAGAGTTTAATTTCAAGCTGACTAGGAATCTTCCTCTCTGTTGTCAAACTTTTGTAGTGCTAAAAGGTGGTATTCAGACCTctgtataaaaaacaaaaaccaaataaactccaccaccaccaccaccaccaccaccaccaccaccaccaccaccaccaccaccaccaccaccaaaccacTGATGATCTTACCCAGCATAGGACCCCAACTTGTTACAATACTGACTTGTAACAAGATGCTCTCACCagtgcaatagtggcatgactGCACTGGGACAACCACTGGATTGTGATTACATTTGATGCCTTGTCAGTCGGGGACAGGTCTGTAAACCTAGTCACTTCATAGCACCTGTGTCCTGCTGTCCTCTTCCCTAgagttccctctcctccccagtgGTTTCCTTCTACATTCCCAACTTCTGTGGTTCTGCCAAAGTATACACTTAAAGACTTGTATCTAGGATTCAAAAGTAAGGGAGAACATGAATCATGTGCCTTTCTGGGTCTAGGCTACTTTACTTAATATAATGTTTTCCTGTTCCATTCGtttacctgtgaattttatgGTTTGACTTTTCTTTACTGCTGAGTAGAATTCCGTTATGTCAGAGCACCACTTTTTACAAGTCATTCACCAGTTGATGGCTATCTAGGCTGCTTCTGTTTCCCAGCTGTTGTGAATAAAGTGGCAAAATGCAGTTATCCCTTAGTAGGATATTGAGTCATTGAGTGTATTCCAGAGCGAGGTGTAGCTGGTCCTATGATCCATTTAAGATTTTTTGAggattctccacactgatttctatagtggctATCCAGTTTTCAATCTCACCAACAGCGATCAAGGGTTCCCCGTTCATCATATCCTGCCAAGACTAGCTCTTGGTTTTTGCTTTgctctcaaagtagttttaattttcatttccctgattatAAAAGATTCtgaacacatttttcttttgagatgggggtcttcttatgtagatgaggctggcctggaactcaaaggtCCACCTGCTTCTGAATTCTGAGGGAGTAGACTTGAAGACATTTAGCCTTTGAATACTTTAAAagatctctcttctttttttctcttctttttttttttaaaacaattcttttttcaGACCCAATACTCATTTTGTGGGGTCTGAATT
This is a stretch of genomic DNA from Rattus norvegicus strain BN/NHsdMcwi chromosome 14, GRCr8, whole genome shotgun sequence. It encodes these proteins:
- the Ambn gene encoding ameloblastin precursor, with the protein product MSASKIPLFKMKGLLLFLSLVKMSLAVPAFPQQPGAQGMAPPGMASLSLETMRQLGSLQGLNALSQYSRLGFGKALNSLWLHGLLPPHNSFPWIGPREHETQQYEYSLPVHPPPLPSQPSLQPHQPGLKPFLQPTAATGVQVTPQKPGPHPPMHPGQLPLQEGELIAPDEPQVAPSENPPTPEVPIMDFADPQFPTVFQIAHSLSRGPMAHNKVPTFYPGMFYMSYGANQLNAPARIGFMSSEEMPGERGSPMAYGTLFPGYGGFRQTLRGLNQNSPKGGDFTVEVDSPVSVTKGPEKGEGPEGSPLQEASPDKGENPALLSQMAPGAHAGLLAFPNDHIPNMARGPAGQRLLGVTPAAADPLITPELAEVYETYGADVTTPLGDGEATMDITMSPDTQQPPMPGNKVHQPQVHNAWRFQEP